The genomic window TGCGGCCTCTGTCGGTCCGGTGGTATAGGTGTCGCCTATATTCATAACGGCGAGTTTGGCTTTGTAGTGATCACCTACCACAACTTCTTGTTCAGCGGTGATGCCGGTATCGCCAGAAAGATAGACTACTAAGCCATTTGAAAACGTCAATACAAAGCCAGTCGGTGGTCCTGCGTGTGCAGTTAGCCCGGCGGCATTCATCATATTGCCAAGCTCCCCACCTATCATCTCAGGTGCAATACCATTCGAGTGTACTGCGGGTACCGTGGCTATCGTTACGCCGTTCAATTTTAATGAGGCACCAAAACGAACCAGTAGCGCGTCCTTCGGATTTCCACCTAAGGTTTTTAATTTACTCGCAAAGAACTTGGGCATTTCGCTACCACTGACAATCTTAGCTTGTTTTGCAACTGCTATTTTCGCTGTATTGGTGTCAGGCAAAACGTTTACCGAGGCCTGCGGTTGTACACAACTACCTTCGTTGGTCTTTGGTATGTGTACGGCGCCAACATGATCGCCGTGCATATGGCTGACCAGAAGCGCGTCGATCTTCCCAAGGCGTGGATCGTCAGCCCCAGCGACGGTCATACCTGCGTCGTACAGTATACGCGTACCGTCCGGATCTTCGAATATCATGGCACGGTCGCGTGCGCAAAATTCGCCGTCGTGGCTGCCTAGAGGGGTTATTTTTACGGCACTGTCAGCAGAGAATACAGATGCCGAAACAAGCAAACACATTAACCAAACAGTGGAAATAGTTATCGAACGAGAATTTATGTTCATTGGGGCGCTCACCTTATTGATTAGCAGTGTGAGCTTATTGTAGTTCGGAAACCGTTAGCTGGAAATAAAAAGAAAGGCTTTATGTTTTAGGGCTTAACGATCAGTGCTTGAATCAGACTTACGCGTGCTTCATCAAGATTTCGACGTAGATTATATGCTTTGTATGGAACATCATCGCCGACCAACATATACACGCCGAGTGCCGGAAGGGAATAATCGGGTTTTGGCTCTTCCATGTTCGCGAATGCTTGTTGGGCAAGGTCTGTCTTGTCGTACCACTCTTCTACAGAGAAACCTGTCGATTTTACCTGCTCTCTAAAATCATCGGGTAAAACGAGAAAACTCATGCTACTGTCTTGCGCCCATGGTACGGGAAAATAAATCGGCGAATTTACGTTTGCACAAACCTCGTAAAGTACGGCGCAAGCACCCGGTTTCATGACGCGATACATTTCCTTCAACCAGCTCGTTTTGTCGTCGATGTTCATACCCATTTGGATAGTCCAGGCGCCATCGAAACTATTGTCTTCAAATGGAAGCGCTAACGCACTCGCCGGTCGAAAACTGACTTTGTCCTGCATGCCCAACAATTCGGTAAGACGTGCAGCCGTAGTGGTATATTCCTCGCTCAAATCCACGCCGGTGGTTCGACAACCGGTTTCATGTGTCAGACGTCGTGTGGACCCGCCTATGCCGCAACCTATGTCGAGGATATGCATATCAGAGTGAAAACCCGACATAGCAATCAATTCTTTCGTCGCCGCACTACCACGAATATGAAACTCGTCTACGGGTTGTAAATCCTCAAGATCCAGATCTGTCAGATCGGCGCCGGCCTTTTCCAGTCCCTTGAGAATTCGATCATACAGATTTCCGGGAGAATAATAGTGTTGTACTTTTTCCATGCCAGAAGTGTAGACATGCAACCAGATATTTACCAGCGAAATTTGTGTATGTTTGCAGGCTCAAAGCCTGGCTTTTAGTAAAATCGCAATATGGGAATTTGACTGGCTCATGGATAGATGCCGGTTTGTGCTATACCGCTTCCAAAATTTGCAATTGGGATTGAATGCTGCCACATTGGTGCGCTTTCATGACTCATTTCCACGCCATGCAAAGGAGGCCCTATGGAGTATCGCAAACTCGGTCGCACTGACCTAAAAGTCAGCCTGATTGGTCTGGGCACTATGACCTGGGGACGACAAAATACACAGGAGCAAGGATTCGAACAAATGGACTATGCCTTGGAGCAAGGCATTAATTTTTTCGACACCGCCGAGATGTATGCTATTCCTCCCGCGCCGAATACTTATGGTACGACTGAAACCATTATTGGCAACTGGTTTGTCGCGCGGAAAAACCGCGACAAGGTAATACTCGCAAGCAAGATTACCGGTCCTGGACTAAGCTGGATACGTAACGGCGATGTGATCAACCGCAAGAATCTACAACTCGCGCTTGAGGACAGTCTCAAGCGTTTGCAAACCGATTACATCGATCTCTATCAATTACATTGGCCTAATCGCGGCTCATATCACTTTGGCAGAACCTGGAATTACGGCCCACGCTTTGACGTGGATGAGCAACGGGAAAATTTTCTGGAAGTACTGCAAACCTTGCAGGACATGCAAAACGCTGGAAAGATTCGCCACTTCGGTTTATCAAACGAAACCGCATGGGGAATGATGTCGTGGTTGCGCGTAGCCGAACAACACGGTCTTCCACGAGCGGTATCCATACAGAACGAATTCTCACTTTTATGTCGCCACTTCGAACCGGACTTGAGCGAGATATCCCTCAACGAAGATTGCGGCTTATTGGCCTGGTCGCCTTTGTGTCGCGGCATGATTAGCGGTAAATATCTCAATGGCGCCATGCCCGAAGGTTCGCGTTTTTCGATTGAGACACGCCCAGAACATCGTATCCATCCTCTGACCGACTCCGCTATTAGTGAATACATCGAAGTCGCCAGGCGTCACCAGTTAGATGTTACGCAAATGGCGATTGCCTTTGTCAACTCCAGACCGTTTGTGACATCAACACTGATTGGCGCGACCACAATGGAACAGCTTAAAAGCAATATCGAGGCGATTAGTCTCCGGTTATCTGACGAAGTCCAACGCGATATTGAGACCGTTCGACGTAAACACCCAATGCCTTTTTAAGAGACAAGACTATGTATACAACGATAGTTGAAGCAGAGGTATTAGCAAGTCATTTGGACAATCCCGAATGGGTAATCATTGATTGTCGCTACGATCTCGGTAATGTTGAGGCCGGACGCCAAGCATATAATGTTGATCACATACCCAATGCCCACTACGCCCACCTCGATGAAGATTTATCATCGCCGATAGGCCCGACCACCGGGCGACATCCACTACCCGATCCTGAATTACTGGCGACACGCTTTAGTGCGTGGGGTATTACTAACGATGTGCAAGTAATCGTGTATGACGGCGGTCCAGGTGCATTCGCCGCACGCTTATGGTGGTTGTTGAAATGGACGGGACACGACAAGGTTGCCTTGCTCAACGGCGGATATGCGGCCTGGCAAACGTCGGGATATCCTTGCAACGCTGAAACACCACAGACATCCTCGACCACATTCACGCTCAAGCTCAATCCGGATTTATTAGTCTACGCAGACCTGGTTGATCAAGTCAGACTGGATGAAAATTTTTGCATCGTCGATGCGCGTGCACCAGAACGCTTCCGCGGCGATATCGAACCCCTGGATAAGGTCGCCGGTCACATCACCGGCGCAAAAAATTCATCATGGGAAAACAATATAAACAACACTCGTCGTTTTAAATCAGAAAGCGAACTGCGACAACTTTTTTCACAGACTATCGGCGATGTCAGACCCGATCATGTGATACACAGTTGCGGCTCTGGTGTGACAGCATGCCACAACGTATTGGCCATGGAAATTGCCGGACTCGCTGGCTCAAAACTCTATGCGGGATCATGGAGTGAATGGATTACCGTACCGGGAAGAGCCATCTCAAAAGGGAACGATTAGTTAACAGTCTTCACGTCCCGCAAAACGTCATCGTCACCTCTTCATCGGCCGACGGTGGCTGCATATAGTCGTCCATTCCCGGCTGATAAACAAACGGCTGTTGTAATACCTCGTGCAAGGCGTGAAATGGTCCGAAGTCACCATGATCTTCTGCGGCGCGTATTACTGCCTCGACCTGGTGATTGCGTGGGATATAAACCGGGTTTACCGACTGCATCTGCTGTTGTCGTTGTTCATCACTTTGCGATTCACGTTTTAACCGGTCGCGCCAGTCACGCAACCATTGATCTATCGCCAGTGTATTCTTAAACAGGCTACGCAATAATTCATCATTATCATCGGCGTGCGAATTGAGTTTGGATAAATGGTAAAACACCAGCGTGAAATCTGCCTGGTTATCGGCCATGACATCAAACAATGTCTCCAGCAAAGCCTTGTCTGCCGCGTCATCGCCAACTGCACATATGCCGCACTTTGTCCGAACACCAGTCAGCCATGCCTGTTCATAAGCCGGTTCGTATTGCTTTAATATACTTGTCGCTTTCTGCACGCCGACATCAGTGTCGTCGTCAAACAAAGGCAATAGTGATTCGGCCAGACGTGTCAGGTTCCACAAACCGATAGAGGGTTGTTGATTGTACGCATAACGCCCCAGCCTATCGATAGAACTAAACACCTTGGCATGACCGTAGGCGTCCATAAACGCGCAAGGTCCGTAGTCGATGGTTTCACCGGCAACCGACATATTATCGGTATTCATCACACCATGAATAAATCCAACCTGCATCCACTGTGCAATGAGTTTGGCTTGACGCATCACTGCGGCTTCAAAAAATGCAAGATACGGATTCTCGTGTGCTTCCAACTCAGGATAGTTTCGTTCGATCACATAATCGGCGAGTTTTTGTATTGCCTCGATATCTTGTTGCATGGCGAAATACTGAAAACTGCCGACGCGTATAAAACTCGACGCAATTCGTGTAATGACCGCGCCGGGTAAATACTCCTCACGCACCACTTTTTCACCTGTGCTTACCGCCGCCATTGCGCGCGTGGTAGGAATACTCAATTTGTACATCGCCTCGCTCAGCAAATATTCCCGCAAAACAGGACCGAGTGCAGCGCGCCCATCACCGTTACGCGAATAAGGTGTACGCCCGGAGCCTTTTAATTGCACATCGACAAATCCGCCTTTCTTCAGCTCCAGTTCGCCAAGATACATGGCACGGCCGTCGCCGAGTTGTGGATTGAAATGACCGAATTGATGACCCGCATAAACCATGGCCAATGGCGTACAACTTTCAGGCAATTGATTACCGGAAAATATCGCTGCCAGTTTTTGATCATCCAGGTCTTCAAAACTATCGACAAACTCTTTGGCGAAGCTGTGATTAAATTTGATCAGACCGGGGCTGGCTACCGGTTCCGGCGGCATTTGATGATAAAAACCCTCACCGAGCGCAAGGTAGCGATTATGAAAGACCATATTGAAAAACAACTATTGAAACGAAACAGGTCTTATTTTACCGGGAAAGCTGGCACAGTGAACACATAAAAATAAATTTGCTCACCGCGCCATATGTATTAGTCGTGAACCTCAACCCGCACGAGTTCGTATTCCAGCGTTGGATCTGATCGACCGCCAAAGAAAGGCGGTGGCGCCACATCGAAACGCGCATTGATGACATAGATTGCATCACCAAAACCTGCGGCGGTTGTGGGTATACGAAAATCTGCGTGGGTGATAACTTGCGTCGCGTCGGGCAATTCGCCTTTACCTGTTAACGGAATGCGATACAAAAACAGCGCGAATGAATCGGTAAAATACACCGCATATGGACGCAAAAAATGTAAATTGGTAACGATTACACGCCACGCAATAACATCAAAGCAAGGTTTGATGTCGCCTGCGCCTGAGCCTGCATTGCGGTTCCTGCGCGTGACACAATCATTTGTCGAGTCAGTTCAGCTGTTTCGGCGGCATAGTCCGCGTCGACAATGCGTGAACGTGAAGAAGAAAGGTTTTCAGTCAGGGTTTCACTACTGCGTATCGCAGACTCCACGCGGTTCATTTGCGCTCCAAGGCGGGCGCGTTGGAACGCCACTACATCGATTGCGCCGTCTAGTTTGCTAATCGCCAATGAAGGATCGGTCACCAAATCGATATCAGAAACATTCAGCGCTTCTGCCGTGGCCGAACCTAATCCTATCAACAAGGTTTCTCCCGCGTTTGCGCCTAATTGAAACATAACAGAGGTAACAAATCCGGTAGAAATTTCTCGCGCGGGGCTAAACGGGAATTTCACATTGAAGCCAGTCGGATTCAAATCCAACTCATCCACGTCGGGTACGACACCGGAGTTTGTGGTGTCGCGATACGACATGCCTTCAGCATCGGCCCCGCCAATTGCACCCGTGTCATCATTGCTTAACATCGCTTCCGTAACGGCACCGGAACCTATCGTATTGGCTTCGGCATCATCTATAACGTCATCTAAGGACAAGTATGCCGTTCCCGCAGCGGTGTTTATTGCCGTCAATAGATTTCCCGACGACTTGTACAGATCAAACACTTGACCGATGCCGGAAGCCGTTGGAGAACCATCGGTATAACCACCTGCCAGTTCGTGTATGTAGCGTACGGTTAAATATGCCGCAGCATATTCCTCGCTCGAACTACCCCATGCCGTTTTTAAATCGACTAATCCATATGTCGCAGCCACCCCGCCATGACCTGACACACGTTCATCGGCACCGTGTATAAATTCCGCCGTACCCTCCAGGAACCATTCAGGGAGTCCGGTCGAGTCCACATAATTTGCAGTAACGGCATGCACCATTTCGTGCGCAATAATGCGATCGTAGGCCAGACCACCGGCAGTCGTGCCACCATCACCGGGAAATTCCACATCGGTAAAATCCGCCATATCAATCTGCATCGTCAGCGTGGTCGCGTTTGCAACCGCGGGATAACCAACCTGCGCGAGGATATTCCCAACACCATCGGTAAAACTGTCGAGGTCTATCGTTAATGTCGCCCCACCCGGTGTTTGCATACCGAAATAGGTCGCAATCATATCTTCTGATTCATTCAACCATGCACTAGCCAAACCTTGTACGGTTTTTTCTTTGTCGGTACTACCACCGGCGGAATAGCGCGATCCATCATCAAGAATCTTGACGCCGTTGTAATTGGCGTCTTTGGCCATGCGTGTCATTTCCGCCGAAAGCTGGTTGATTTCTTGTTGCAGCGAACGCCTTTCTGAAACGCCAATGACTGCGGTATTCGCCGCCTGCACAGCCAATTCAC from Gammaproteobacteria bacterium includes these protein-coding regions:
- a CDS encoding MBL fold metallo-hydrolase, producing MNINSRSITISTVWLMCLLVSASVFSADSAVKITPLGSHDGEFCARDRAMIFEDPDGTRILYDAGMTVAGADDPRLGKIDALLVSHMHGDHVGAVHIPKTNEGSCVQPQASVNVLPDTNTAKIAVAKQAKIVSGSEMPKFFASKLKTLGGNPKDALLVRFGASLKLNGVTIATVPAVHSNGIAPEMIGGELGNMMNAAGLTAHAGPPTGFVLTFSNGLVVYLSGDTGITAEQEVVVGDHYKAKLAVMNIGDTYTTGPTEAAYVINELVKPAAVIASHANEAATQNGKVIPGTRTDTFIKASEKPVYLPLSGKTMSFSAQGKCITGC
- a CDS encoding methyltransferase domain-containing protein, with amino-acid sequence MEKVQHYYSPGNLYDRILKGLEKAGADLTDLDLEDLQPVDEFHIRGSAATKELIAMSGFHSDMHILDIGCGIGGSTRRLTHETGCRTTGVDLSEEYTTTAARLTELLGMQDKVSFRPASALALPFEDNSFDGAWTIQMGMNIDDKTSWLKEMYRVMKPGACAVLYEVCANVNSPIYFPVPWAQDSSMSFLVLPDDFREQVKSTGFSVEEWYDKTDLAQQAFANMEEPKPDYSLPALGVYMLVGDDVPYKAYNLRRNLDEARVSLIQALIVKP
- a CDS encoding aldo/keto reductase, encoding MEYRKLGRTDLKVSLIGLGTMTWGRQNTQEQGFEQMDYALEQGINFFDTAEMYAIPPAPNTYGTTETIIGNWFVARKNRDKVILASKITGPGLSWIRNGDVINRKNLQLALEDSLKRLQTDYIDLYQLHWPNRGSYHFGRTWNYGPRFDVDEQRENFLEVLQTLQDMQNAGKIRHFGLSNETAWGMMSWLRVAEQHGLPRAVSIQNEFSLLCRHFEPDLSEISLNEDCGLLAWSPLCRGMISGKYLNGAMPEGSRFSIETRPEHRIHPLTDSAISEYIEVARRHQLDVTQMAIAFVNSRPFVTSTLIGATTMEQLKSNIEAISLRLSDEVQRDIETVRRKHPMPF
- a CDS encoding sulfurtransferase; this translates as MYTTIVEAEVLASHLDNPEWVIIDCRYDLGNVEAGRQAYNVDHIPNAHYAHLDEDLSSPIGPTTGRHPLPDPELLATRFSAWGITNDVQVIVYDGGPGAFAARLWWLLKWTGHDKVALLNGGYAAWQTSGYPCNAETPQTSSTTFTLKLNPDLLVYADLVDQVRLDENFCIVDARAPERFRGDIEPLDKVAGHITGAKNSSWENNINNTRRFKSESELRQLFSQTIGDVRPDHVIHSCGSGVTACHNVLAMEIAGLAGSKLYAGSWSEWITVPGRAISKGND
- a CDS encoding YdiU family protein — encoded protein: MVFHNRYLALGEGFYHQMPPEPVASPGLIKFNHSFAKEFVDSFEDLDDQKLAAIFSGNQLPESCTPLAMVYAGHQFGHFNPQLGDGRAMYLGELELKKGGFVDVQLKGSGRTPYSRNGDGRAALGPVLREYLLSEAMYKLSIPTTRAMAAVSTGEKVVREEYLPGAVITRIASSFIRVGSFQYFAMQQDIEAIQKLADYVIERNYPELEAHENPYLAFFEAAVMRQAKLIAQWMQVGFIHGVMNTDNMSVAGETIDYGPCAFMDAYGHAKVFSSIDRLGRYAYNQQPSIGLWNLTRLAESLLPLFDDDTDVGVQKATSILKQYEPAYEQAWLTGVRTKCGICAVGDDAADKALLETLFDVMADNQADFTLVFYHLSKLNSHADDNDELLRSLFKNTLAIDQWLRDWRDRLKRESQSDEQRQQQMQSVNPVYIPRNHQVEAVIRAAEDHGDFGPFHALHEVLQQPFVYQPGMDDYMQPPSADEEVTMTFCGT
- a CDS encoding flagellinolysin, which codes for MKIYTNIAALNTNRAYNRSASGLATTLQRLSSGQRVNSAKDDAAGLAISERFTAQIRGYNVGRRNASDAVAMLQTAEGGLQEVSNMLQRMRELAVQAANTAVIGVSERRSLQQEINQLSAEMTRMAKDANYNGVKILDDGSRYSAGGSTDKEKTVQGLASAWLNESEDMIATYFGMQTPGGATLTIDLDSFTDGVGNILAQVGYPAVANATTLTMQIDMADFTDVEFPGDGGTTAGGLAYDRIIAHEMVHAVTANYVDSTGLPEWFLEGTAEFIHGADERVSGHGGVAATYGLVDLKTAWGSSSEEYAAAYLTVRYIHELAGGYTDGSPTASGIGQVFDLYKSSGNLLTAINTAAGTAYLSLDDVIDDAEANTIGSGAVTEAMLSNDDTGAIGGADAEGMSYRDTTNSGVVPDVDELDLNPTGFNVKFPFSPAREISTGFVTSVMFQLGANAGETLLIGLGSATAEALNVSDIDLVTDPSLAISKLDGAIDVVAFQRARLGAQMNRVESAIRSSETLTENLSSSRSRIVDADYAAETAELTRQMIVSRAGTAMQAQAQATSNLALMLLRGV